A region of Streptomyces sp. TG1A-60 DNA encodes the following proteins:
- a CDS encoding IS630 family transposase — translation MAERVRVREIDDDEGRRLLRIIRRGTGSVVTWRRAQMVLLSAQGMPVAKIAEVSFTSDDRVRDVIHNFNTDGFESLYPKYKGGRPKTFTLPERREIKKIAKSKPAEHDLPFSTWSLTKLADFLVAEGVVDDISHEGLRILLREEGVSFQRLKTWKTSRDPDYAAKKARVEHLYAIADGEVIPEEGEPEVVFCLDEFGPLNLMPHPGRQWAERGGKYKDPDREPRRRRRATYNRYGGVRHLFAALDLAKDKLYGHIKPIKRRTQFLEFCRYLRTLYPAGVRIAIVCDNFSPHLTTKKCQRVGTWAAANNVEIAYTPTNSSWLNRVEAQFTALRYFTLDGTDHADHKEQGSMIRRYIIWRNRHADDRRLRAVVDRANIA, via the coding sequence GTGGCAGAACGAGTACGCGTGCGTGAGATCGATGACGACGAGGGCAGACGGCTGCTGCGGATCATCCGCAGGGGGACTGGGTCGGTGGTGACCTGGCGGCGGGCCCAGATGGTGCTGCTGTCCGCGCAGGGCATGCCGGTGGCGAAGATTGCCGAGGTGTCGTTCACCAGCGACGACCGGGTCCGCGATGTGATCCACAACTTCAACACCGACGGCTTCGAGTCGCTGTATCCGAAGTACAAGGGCGGCCGGCCCAAGACGTTCACATTGCCCGAGCGTCGCGAGATCAAGAAGATCGCCAAGTCCAAGCCCGCCGAGCACGACCTGCCGTTCTCGACCTGGAGTCTGACCAAGCTGGCGGACTTCCTGGTCGCCGAGGGGGTGGTCGACGACATCAGCCACGAGGGCCTTCGCATCCTGCTCCGCGAGGAAGGCGTCTCCTTTCAACGCCTGAAGACCTGGAAGACCTCCCGCGACCCGGACTACGCGGCCAAGAAGGCACGCGTCGAGCACCTGTATGCCATCGCCGACGGCGAGGTCATACCCGAGGAGGGCGAGCCCGAAGTCGTCTTCTGTCTGGACGAGTTCGGGCCGCTCAACCTGATGCCCCACCCTGGCCGGCAGTGGGCCGAACGCGGCGGCAAGTACAAGGACCCCGACCGTGAACCACGTCGTCGTCGGCGGGCGACCTACAACCGCTACGGCGGGGTGCGGCACCTGTTCGCCGCTCTGGACCTGGCCAAGGACAAGCTCTACGGCCACATCAAGCCCATCAAGCGACGCACTCAGTTCCTGGAGTTCTGCCGCTACCTGCGCACCCTCTACCCGGCCGGTGTCCGCATCGCGATCGTCTGCGACAACTTTTCCCCGCATCTGACCACGAAGAAGTGCCAGCGGGTCGGCACCTGGGCGGCGGCGAACAACGTCGAGATCGCCTACACCCCGACGAACTCCTCGTGGCTCAACCGCGTCGAGGCCCAGTTCACCGCTTTGCGCTACTTCACCCTCGACGGCACCGACCATGCCGACCACAAGGAACAGGGCAGCATGATCCGCCGCTACATCATCTGGCGAAACCGCCATGCCGACGACCGACGCCTACGCGCCGTCGTCGACAGGGCAAACATTGCCTGA
- a CDS encoding sigma-70 family RNA polymerase sigma factor — protein sequence MVVPVEPTLEQTPSDVELHRRLVYGDESALCEAYAAYGGLVRRVAVRVTRSPAAAEDVAQEVFAQLWSRPYGFDARRGSLRTWLSMLAHRRAVDWVRDEARHRKDARADDSALHAIPDAAPGPDEAVVDRERSLLLHSALAGLPRPQREVVHLAYFAGRTYRQAAVELGIPEGTAKTRLRSALRKLAESLADPPDPAPVRGA from the coding sequence GTGGTGGTGCCGGTGGAGCCGACGCTCGAACAGACGCCCAGCGATGTGGAGTTGCATCGGCGGCTGGTGTACGGGGACGAGTCCGCGCTGTGTGAGGCGTACGCGGCGTACGGGGGACTGGTCCGGCGGGTGGCCGTCCGGGTCACCCGCAGCCCGGCCGCCGCCGAGGACGTGGCGCAGGAGGTCTTCGCCCAGCTGTGGAGCAGGCCGTACGGCTTCGACGCGCGCCGCGGCTCGCTGCGCACCTGGCTGTCCATGCTCGCCCACCGGCGGGCCGTGGACTGGGTGCGCGACGAGGCCCGGCACCGCAAGGACGCCCGCGCGGACGACTCGGCGCTGCACGCCATCCCCGACGCCGCACCCGGCCCGGACGAGGCGGTGGTCGACCGCGAGCGCTCCCTGCTGCTGCACAGCGCCCTCGCCGGACTGCCGCGCCCGCAGCGGGAGGTGGTCCACCTGGCGTACTTCGCGGGCCGTACCTACCGTCAGGCCGCCGTCGAACTGGGCATACCCGAGGGCACCGCGAAGACCCGGCTGCGCTCGGCCCTGCGCAAACTGGCGGAGTCCCTCGCGGACCCACCGGACCCGGCACCGGTGAGGGGCGCGTGA
- a CDS encoding maleylpyruvate isomerase family mycothiol-dependent enzyme — MTNDHDGVRELLAAWAIGVLPPGDATTAPPHLAVCEECAAEAERLRDTVRLLDGAPVPGAAPDNAPGAESGGAVSGSADGILASALCSRSPRIPIAPHAAPYAAAVAGLQALVPELDGRWGSPVVHDWDVHATVAHLVAADEHLGVHLGVDARVPASHIPEGVPTGEAWARRTADVIAHEHARPPGETVVTWAAQAAALLATPEARDLERAARPVSVMDLRLPVADHFVVRAFETWIHTDDIGRALGLAVPPPPDDHLSSLIRLAVRILVLALHEAPPVLFEVTGPTRASWVLGSDTEPVRAELTLDPVDFCLLVGGRHTPDQVPRGVSGDEGAARNVLETAASLAWL, encoded by the coding sequence ATGACCAACGACCACGACGGCGTACGGGAGCTGCTGGCCGCCTGGGCGATCGGCGTGCTCCCACCCGGCGACGCCACAACGGCCCCCCCGCACCTGGCCGTGTGCGAGGAGTGCGCGGCGGAGGCCGAGCGGCTCCGGGACACCGTACGACTGCTGGACGGCGCCCCCGTACCGGGCGCGGCCCCGGACAACGCGCCGGGTGCCGAGTCGGGCGGCGCCGTGAGCGGGAGCGCCGACGGGATCCTCGCGTCAGCCCTGTGCTCCCGCAGTCCCCGCATCCCCATCGCCCCGCACGCCGCCCCCTACGCCGCCGCCGTGGCCGGACTCCAGGCCCTCGTCCCCGAGCTGGACGGCCGCTGGGGCAGCCCGGTCGTCCACGACTGGGACGTGCACGCCACCGTCGCGCACCTCGTGGCCGCCGACGAGCACCTAGGCGTGCACCTCGGTGTCGACGCCCGCGTGCCCGCCTCGCACATCCCGGAGGGGGTTCCCACGGGCGAGGCCTGGGCCCGGCGCACCGCCGACGTCATCGCCCACGAGCACGCCCGCCCGCCCGGGGAGACGGTCGTCACCTGGGCCGCGCAGGCCGCCGCGCTGCTGGCCACGCCCGAGGCCCGCGACCTGGAACGCGCCGCCCGCCCCGTCTCGGTGATGGACCTCCGGCTGCCGGTCGCCGACCACTTCGTGGTCCGCGCCTTCGAGACGTGGATCCACACGGACGACATCGGCCGCGCGCTCGGCCTCGCCGTCCCCCCGCCCCCCGACGACCACCTCTCGTCCCTGATCCGCCTTGCCGTCCGCATCCTCGTCCTGGCGCTCCACGAGGCGCCCCCCGTGCTCTTCGAGGTCACCGGCCCCACCCGCGCCTCCTGGGTCCTCGGCTCCGACACCGAACCCGTACGTGCCGAACTCACCCTGGACCCGGTCGACTTCTGCCTCCTGGTGGGCGGCCGTCACACCCCGGACCAGGTACCGAGGGGGGTGTCCGGCGACGAGGGGGCGGCCCGGAACGTACTGGAGACGGCGGCGTCGCTGGCCTGGCTGTGA